The DNA segment CAAGCATTCTATCAAATATTGTTCCCGGCATTGTCTTTGTTGTGGGTCTGATTTTATTTTGGAACACCCCATGGTTTCCATCGACCATCTACAACACAACCTGGATGCCGATCGTCACGTACATTGTGCTCTTTCTGCCATATTCCGTGCAATACACAAAGTTTGCCTTATCACAGCTTCATTCATCCATCCACCAATCAAATGCGGTCTTTGCTCACAACGAGTGGCTTGTCCTCATTCGAGTCTGGTTACCTCTTCTAGGGCAAGGAATTCTAGCAGGATGGGTGATGACCTTTATTATATCAATGCGTGAATTGGTTGGTTCCTTACTTATTCTTCCGCCTTCTGTAGAAACAAGTGCAACATTTATCTATAGCCAATTTGAACAAGGAGATGTCTCAAAAGGAATGGCCATGGCTGTTGTGACTGTTTTATTGACCATCCTTTGTATCTTCGTGGTCGAGTCGCTGCAACGAAAGGCCCTGCGAACGAAATCATGATGAATCTCACCACTCTTGGAGGCGTAAAAGAATACGGTCGAAATTGCTTTCTTCTAACCGACCACACAACCAACACACGTATCATGCTAGACTGCGGCGTCAGAAACGGCACGCCCGAAGTGTACCCTGAGATTACCGAGGAAATCGCTCAGTCGCTTCAAGCCGTCTTCATCTCACATGTTCATAATGACCATATCGGAGCACTACCCTTACTTGCGAAAAAAGGATTCAATGGAGAGGTATGGATGTCAGAAGCTAGCCTTGCTCAGCTTCCTCCTATCATCTCTTCGTGGCAGCAAAAGAACCCGGATGTCTCCCTTGCCAACCTTCAATTTCGTGCATTTCCTAAACAAACACGGGGCAAGGAGGTTTCCTTAACGAAGAGTCTACACGTAACCTGGGGCTACAGCGGACATATGTTAGGCAGCGTCTGGTATATCTTTCGAGTGAATGAGGAGACATTCTTTTTCTCCGGCGATATCGCGCTTGATGCACCTTTGTTAGTTACAGATCAACCAATCCTTCGTTTCTATGATCACGCATTAATTGATAGCGGTCATGCTGCCTATACCATGCCTTATCAAAAAAGTATTCAAAATATCATGGCCGTTCTTTCAGATCCACTTGAGCCGTACCATGTTCCGGTCAATCTCTCTGGCAAAGCCTGTGACCTTTTGTTTTCACTCTATCACGCGCTACCTGATCGAACGTTCTTTATAGACCAAGCACTAAACGATCACCTCCTTGCCTATCTGCAGTACCCCGATCATATGCGCAAAGAGCGAATGCACGAGTTTACGGACATGCTTCAAAGCGATCGATTGCAGCTCGCATCAGAAAAAAAGCAGCCTGGAATCTATTTGATGAAACAAGCACCTTTTGAAATGACTAAAATTCAGACGGGCATCTATCTTGATCAATCTTCTCCCTTTTA comes from the Alkalihalobacillus sp. FSL W8-0930 genome and includes:
- a CDS encoding MBL fold metallo-hydrolase: MMNLTTLGGVKEYGRNCFLLTDHTTNTRIMLDCGVRNGTPEVYPEITEEIAQSLQAVFISHVHNDHIGALPLLAKKGFNGEVWMSEASLAQLPPIISSWQQKNPDVSLANLQFRAFPKQTRGKEVSLTKSLHVTWGYSGHMLGSVWYIFRVNEETFFFSGDIALDAPLLVTDQPILRFYDHALIDSGHAAYTMPYQKSIQNIMAVLSDPLEPYHVPVNLSGKACDLLFSLYHALPDRTFFIDQALNDHLLAYLQYPDHMRKERMHEFTDMLQSDRLQLASEKKQPGIYLMKQAPFEMTKIQTGIYLDQSSPFYKSHPDRDDLSKILSYIEASHVTFFHSKEQDLKVILKHQTNGGIML